The DNA segment ACAGAACTCGGGCGTGCTAGCTCGAGGGTAGTAAATAACCTCAAAGGGTTGTCCACTGGCGGCAAGAGTGGCAGCTTCAATTACCGTTTCTACCTTCACTCGTTCTCTACCGATCAAACTTCCATTCCCAACGCCATTACCAATTCTTGCCAACTTATTCTCATCATCCCCCAAGAAAGTCGAAAACCCTCCATAAGGCATGGTAGAATTCCCCCCAGCAGGATTCCATCCTGATGGAATCTCAATTCCCCTCTTTGCACGCCTAATCCCAATGCAAATATCGCCTTTTTCCGCCCTCAGAAACACTATGGAATCGCCAGCCACTAACTTCTTATGGTTCACAAAAGTATTCCACCCC comes from the Primulina huaijiensis isolate GDHJ02 unplaced genomic scaffold, ASM1229523v2 C13172185, whole genome shotgun sequence genome and includes:
- the LOC140965437 gene encoding auxin response factor 22-like → MADLDSDEVFSKIRLVPISDDVDFDDKGVLWINGSENQEKPTSFAKTLTQSDANNGGGFSVPRYCAETIFPRLDHTVDLPVQTILAKDVHGETWKFRHVYRGTPRRHLLTTGWNTFVNHKKLVAGDSIVFLRAEKGDICIGIRRAKRGIEIPSGWNPAGGNSTMPYGGFSTFLGDDENKLARIGNGVGNGSLIGRERVKVETVIEAATLAASGQPFEVIYYPRASTPE